AAGGCGTCGCGGTGGGGATGCCAGGTCAGGCCCAGAACGGCGATCGGCCGGCCCTCGAAGGGACGGATCAGCCGGCCGTCGCCGACGTCGAACAGGGCGAGACATCGATCCGGCCCCTGGCCGACGAGGCTGCGACCGTCTGGGCTGAAGACGAGCGCGCCGACGCCGCCGCCGAGGTCCGCAGTTCGTCCCTCCGAGACGACGCCGGTCGTCCGAAGCAGGCGCCCCGATCGGCGGTCCCAAAGCTGGAGGCGCCCCCGGCCTTCGAGCCCGGCGAGGATCTCCCCGTCGGGACTAAACGCGACGCGGATGAACTGTTCCTTCGAGCCGACGCCGAGCGTGAGCCGGTATTCATGCCCGAGCCTCCAGAGGTAGCGCCACTCCCACCCGCGGCGATCGGGCTCGCCGGGCGAAGGCCGCATCAGGTCGAGGATCTTGCCCGATCGGCCGATGTCGTTGGCGTCGTAAGCGGCCATCGCCAGGTTCGAGCGGGTCGCGTAGACGGTCTGCCGAAGCTCCTCCTGGGCTGCGTTCAGGCGCGCGTTGGCCTGGTTCGTCTTCAGGCGGGCCGCCAGTTCGTCGGCGGCGAGGCCCCGTTGGGTCTCGGCCTGGCGACGGAACCGCTCCGCGGCCAGCAACGAACCGACCGTGGCGAGCAACAGAACCCCGGTCAGCACCGCGCCCAAAATCGCGACCGCCGGATTGCGCCGAGCCCACCGCCAGTAACGCTCCCAGACGCCGGCCGGCCGCGCCAGGACCGGCTCGTCAGCCAGAAACCGGCGCAGGTCTTCGGCCATCAACGCCGCCGTCGCGTACCGGCCCCCGGGGTCCTTTTCGATCGCCTTGAGGACGATCGTCTCCAGGTCGCGAGGAATCCGCGCGTCGATCGATCGGGGCCGCGCGGGCTCCTCGTTCTTGATCCGCTCGACCAACTTGAAGCGGTCCATCGAATCGTAGGCCGGCCGGAGCGTCAGAAGTTCGTAGAGGGTGAGCCCCAGGGCGTAGACGTCGGCGCGGGCGTCTCCGCCGCCTCGGAACCGTTCAGGGGCCATGTAGCGGAGCGTGCCCAGGAGGTCGCCGGTGGCCGTCAGGCCGTCGTCGTCCACCTTGGCCAGGCCGAAGTCTGCGATCCAGACGACGCCGGCGACGTCCAGCAGCAGGTTGGAGGGCTTCACGTCGCGGTGGACGATCCCGCGGGCGTGCGCGTAAGCCAGCCCCTGCGCCGCCTGTCGGCCGATCTGAGCCACGCTCCGATAGAACGGCCGACGGCCCGCCGACTCGATCGACGTGATCGATGCGCCGCCCGGCAGCACCGGGCCGCTCGACGTGACGGAGAGCGGCAAAACTCGCCGGGGCTCGGGGATTTCATCGATCTCGTCCACGCCGTCCAGGGTTGCGTCCGGATCAACGAGGTCGAACGCGACGGCGTCGGCGGACGGAGCATCGCCTCCCCGCGCCGCGAACTCGACCTCGGCGCGCGAGGGGCCGGCCAGGAGCGACTCGGCGAGCCGCGTGACGTCCCTCGTCATGGGCTGGGTCGAGGGGTTGGCTCCGGGTCGGCCTTCGTTCCTGTCCATCCCCCGTCGCGCCCGCATCCGCACCAGTTCATTGACGACGCGGTCGAGCCCCTGGCCCTCGATGAACTGCATCGCGTAGAAGGCGACGTCGCCGACGCGCCCCACCTCGAAGACGGGCACGATGTTGGTGTGGTGCAGCCGCGCGGCGGCCTTGGCCTCGCGTCGGAAACGCTCCAGAGCCATCGGGTCGCGCGCGACCTGATGAGGCAGGACCTTCAGCGCGACTCGACGCCCCAAACTGATCTGCTCGGCCTCGTAGACCACCCCCATTCCCCCCCGGCCGATCTCGCCGAGGATCCGGTAATCCCCCAGCCGAGCCGGGAGCGCCGACCGCCCCGGTTGGAAGGACCCCGCGGCCGTGCGGATCCGGTCGAAGCCGACCAGGCACGCCGCCAGTTCGCTGGCGATCGCCGGGTACTTGCGGATGAACTCCGAGGGAGAAGGCGGAGTCCCGGCGGCGCAGGCGTTCTCGTATTCTTC
This DNA window, taken from Paludisphaera rhizosphaerae, encodes the following:
- a CDS encoding protein kinase domain-containing protein, with amino-acid sequence MNDLTDDRDPFEAVAESFLARHRAGERPGIEEYAARHPECADQIRRLLPAMLMAQQAIWTEVDAGVVNNSLKLPEAHPLLPVALEEYENACAAGTPPSPSEFIRKYPAIASELAACLVGFDRIRTAAGSFQPGRSALPARLGDYRILGEIGRGGMGVVYEAEQISLGRRVALKVLPHQVARDPMALERFRREAKAAARLHHTNIVPVFEVGRVGDVAFYAMQFIEGQGLDRVVNELVRMRARRGMDRNEGRPGANPSTQPMTRDVTRLAESLLAGPSRAEVEFAARGGDAPSADAVAFDLVDPDATLDGVDEIDEIPEPRRVLPLSVTSSGPVLPGGASITSIESAGRRPFYRSVAQIGRQAAQGLAYAHARGIVHRDVKPSNLLLDVAGVVWIADFGLAKVDDDGLTATGDLLGTLRYMAPERFRGGGDARADVYALGLTLYELLTLRPAYDSMDRFKLVERIKNEEPARPRSIDARIPRDLETIVLKAIEKDPGGRYATAALMAEDLRRFLADEPVLARPAGVWERYWRWARRNPAVAILGAVLTGVLLLATVGSLLAAERFRRQAETQRGLAADELAARLKTNQANARLNAAQEELRQTVYATRSNLAMAAYDANDIGRSGKILDLMRPSPGEPDRRGWEWRYLWRLGHEYRLTLGVGSKEQFIRVAFSPDGEILAGLEGRGRLQLWDRRSGRLLRTTGVVSEGRTADLGGGVGALVFSPDGRSLVGQGPDRCLALFDVGDGRLIRPFEGRPIAVLGLTWHPHRDALYAALSTHVVRVLNAGDGRVENQIGGHAGPIAAVAVSPDGRILATAGYDRRVTLWPLDGVGTSRRLEGHTDEVHAVAFSPDGRRVASAGLDRTVRIWDVESGSQLSVIRGHDGMVGSLSFLPDGVRIATASADRTVRVWDAGTEQEIRRFQGPDRLEGLAVSPDGREIAAAAGGSVEVWDVEAPPNPHTLRSPSLLTYGGAGECIAFSPDGALLVTGHGDHALRVWDFPSRKLLRVVKGHDGPIKRVAFSPDGRIIAAGDDRKMMRLWDAATGESRGAFPEQAGRIAGLVFSLDGRTLFSADSSKTITAWDFATRQPLYTLDGHVDDIFDLAVSPDGRTLASASGDDTCIVWDLVERRPRATLRGHANVVDTVAFSPDGKIVATASSDRTVRLWDAADGSPRGVLEGHVDALESLAFNPDGRLASSSADQTIRIWDVPSRQTVLILKGHTDRIPEIRFSPDGGALVSASDDRTIKIWQAAPPEVLAIPGG